A genome region from Phoenix dactylifera cultivar Barhee BC4 chromosome 18, palm_55x_up_171113_PBpolish2nd_filt_p, whole genome shotgun sequence includes the following:
- the LOC103722580 gene encoding reticuline oxidase-like encodes MNPEISPPLLLLLLPLFLLFPTTRSQSNTSSTTETATANANISSCLLSSHVQNFTISSSPPSIQYSDLLNLSIQNLRLAGPSVHKPSVFILPKTQQELQSSILCCRSSSLAIRLRSGGHSFEGLSYTAGEHTPFAVIDLMNLNRVLIDAGSSTAWAESGATLGEIYYAVAQSNRSLAFSAGSCSTVGSGGHISGGGFGLLSRKYGLSADNVLDAVLIDPAGRALDRKSMGEDVFWAIRGGGGGSWGAVYAWKLRLVPVPDRVTACSISRPGSVRQVAELTHKWQYVAPSLPDEFYLSTIIQGSTTGNVRNTFLGLFLGPKGTAISILSQRFPELNVSESECNEMSWIESAVGFANIKSVSDLLKREPSTKTYFKVKSDYVRAPIAIGGLITAVDLLSRQPKAYVIFDPYGGAMGRIGSGDLPFPHRGGNLYGIQYRIDWREGEDGMAYVAWLRRLYEYMGCFVSKNPRAAYVNYVDLDLGTIEWTIGTGGSLDAVGVARAWGGRYFLGNYGRLVRAKTAIDPDNVFRNEQSIPPLPKGGFLK; translated from the coding sequence ATGAATCCAGAGATTagtcctcccctcctcctcctcctcctccccctcttcctcctcttccccaccaccCGCTCCCAAAGTAACACTTCTTCTACCACTGAGActgccacagcaaatgctaacATCTCTTCTTGCCTCCTTTCTTCCCATGTTCAGAACTTCACCATCTCCTCCTCTCCACCTTCCATCCAATACTCCGATCTCCTCAACCTCTCAATCCAAAACCTCCGCTTGGCTGGCCCCTCCGTCCACAAGCCTTCGGTTTTCATCCTCCCAAAGACCCAACAAGAGCTCCAAAGCTCCATCCTCTGCTGCCGTTCTTCTTCCCTGGCCATTAGACTTCGGAGCGGCGGCCACAGCTTTGAAGGCTTATCCTACACCGCGGGAGAGCACACTCCCTTCGCGGTCATCGACTTGATGAACTTGAACCGGGTCTTGATCGATGCCGGCTCGTCCACGGCCTGGGCCGAGTCGGGTGCTACACTGGGCGAGATCTACTACGCCGTAGCCCAGTCCAACCGCTCCCTCGCCTTCTCGGCCGGGTCCTGCTCGACCGTCGGCAGCGGCGGCCACATCTCCGGGGGCGGGTTCGGCCTCCTCTCTCGGAAGTACGGCCTCTCCGCCGATAACGTCTTGGACGCGGTTCTCATCGACCCCGCCGGTCGAGCTCTGGACCGGAAATCCATGGGCGAGGACGTCTTCTGGGCCATCCGGGGCGGCGGTGGCGGGAGCTGGGGGGCGGTCTACGCGTGGAAGCTCCGGCTCGTCCCGGTCCCGGACCGGGTCACTGCGTGCTCCATCAGCCGGCCCGGCTCGGTCAGGCAAGTTGCCGAGTTGACTCACAAGTGGCAGTACGTCGCCCCGAGTCTCCCGGACGAGTTCTATCTCTCCACGATTATCCAAGGGTCAACGACTGGGAACGTCCGCAACACGTTCTTGGGCCTATTCCTTGGCCCTAAAGGAACGGCAATTTCCATACTGAGTCAACGATTCCCCGAGTTGAACGTATCAGAATCGGAGTGCAACGAGATGAGTTGGATCGAATCGGCGGTCGGTTTCGCAAATATAAAATCCGTCTCGGATCTACTGAAGCGCGAGCCGTCCACGAAGACGTACTTCAAGGTCAAGTCGGACTACGTGAGGGCCCCAATCGCGATAGGTGGTCTGATCACAGCCGTTGATTTGTTATCCAGGCAGCCAAAAGCTTACGTCATTTTTGACCCCTACGGTGGAGCGATGGGCAGGATAGGGAGCGGTGATCTTCCGTTCCCTCACCGGGGTGGGAATTTGTATGGGATCCAGTACAGGATCGATTGgcgagagggagaggatggaaTGGCGTACGTGGCATGGTTACGGAGGCTCTACGAGTACATGGGATGCTTTGTTTCGAAGAACCCCCGGGCGGCGTACGTGAATTATGTGGACCTTGATCTCGGGACCATCGAATGGACCATAGGAACTGGTGGGTCCTTGGACGCGGTGGGTGTGGCGAGGGCGTGGGGCGGGAGGTATTTCCTGGGGAACTACGGGAGGTTGGTGCGGGCCAAGACGGCAATCGATCCGGATAACGTGTTTAGAAATGAGCAGAGCATTCCTCCTTTGCCCAAGGGAGGTTTCTTAAAGTAG